In Scatophagus argus isolate fScaArg1 chromosome 3, fScaArg1.pri, whole genome shotgun sequence, one genomic interval encodes:
- the si:ch73-267c23.10 gene encoding serine incorporator 1: MGAVLGAFSFASWMPCLCSSATCLMCSCCPSIRNSTVTRIIYAFILLLGTIVACIMLSPGVDQQLKRIPGFCDDGASSSIPEMQAHFNCQMFVGYKAVYRVCFGMSMWFLFFSILMINIKSSRDHRAAIHNGFWFFKFAVLVAVTVGAFYIPDGPFTYTWFVVGCGGAFFFILIQLVLLVDFAHSWNESWVDKMETGNSKGWYAALLAITALSYISSFTAVVLFFLFYTKPDGCFINKFFISFNLLFCIVASVVSVLPKVQESQPRSGLLQSSIITLYTMFLTWSAMTNEPDRECNPSLLSIFHQITAPTLAPREVENQTAVVIIDTEEPVPTSPYLQWWDAQSIVGLAIFVLCIIYSSIRSSSTSQVNKLTMASKDSAILAEGGSSPDLSEDTTGPRRVEDNERDMVQYSYSFFHFMLFLASLYIMMTLTNWYSPDADYTITSKWPAVWVKITSSWVCLALYIWTLVAPMILTNRDFS, from the exons ATGGGAGCTGTTCTGGGGGCCTTTTCTTTCGCAAGCTGG ATGCCGTGCCTATGCAGCAGTGCAACCTGTCTGATGTGCAGCTGCTGTCCGAGCATCAGGAACTCCACTGTGACCAGGATCATCTATGCCTTCATCTTGCTGCTGGGGACCATCGTCGCCTGCATCATGCTGTCACCTGGTGTAGATCAACAGCTAAAAAGG ATCCCAGGCTTCTGTGATGATGGGGCCAGCTCCTCCATCCCTGAGATGCAGGCTCATTTCAACTGTCAGATGTTTGTGGGCTACAAGGCGGTCTACCGAGTCTGCTTTGGCATGAGCATGTGgttcctgtttttttccattcttaTGATTAACATcaagagcagcagagaccaCCGTGCTGCAATTCACAATGG attttggtTCTTTAAGTTTGCTGTGTTGGTGGCAGTGACAGTGGGTGCCTTTTACATTCCAGATGGGCCTTTTACCTACA CGTGGTTTGTCGTGGGTTGCGGTGGAGCTTTCTTTTTCATACTGATtcagctggtgctgctggtggactTCGCCCACTCTTGGAACGAGTCCTGGGTGGACAAGATGGAGACTGGCAACTCCAAGGGCTGGTATGCAG CTTTGCTGGCCATCACAGCCCTCAGCTACATCTCGTCATTTACTGCTGTCGTGCTGTTCTTCCTCTTCTACACCAAACCCGATGGATGCTTCATCAACAAGTTCTTCATCAGCTTCAACTTGTTGTTCTGCATAGTGgcctctgttgtctctgtgctgcCTAAAGTACAG GAGTCTCAGCCACGTTCAGGTCTTCTACAGTCCTCCATCATCACCCTGTACACCATGTTTCTGACCTGGTCTGCCATGACCAACGAGCCTG ACCGGGAATGTAACCCCAGCCTACTGAGTATCTTCCATCAGATCACAGCCCCCACACTGGCCCCTCGGGAGGTGGAGAACCAGACAGCTGTGGTGATCATCGACACAGAGGAACCTGTCCCAACATCTCCGTACCTGCAGTGGTGGGACGCTCAGAGCATAGTGGGGCTCGCCATATTTGTCCTGTGCATCATCTACTCAAG CATTCGCTCATCCAGCACCAGCCAGGTGAACAAGCTGACCATGGCCTCCAAAGATTCGGCCATCTTGGCTGAGGGCGGCAGCTCCCCCGACCTCTCAGAAGACACGACTGGACCCAGGAGGGTGGAGGACAATGAGCGGGACATGGTCCAGTACAGCTACTCCTTCTTCCACTTCATGCTCTTCCTGGCCTCGCTCTACATTATGATGACCCTCACCAACTGGTACAG
- the LOC124055398 gene encoding P2Y purinoceptor 1-like → MSGNFTNVSCASINLNFTHNFLPPVFITVFVVGTLSNIWGLRSVCTSWNNIGNINIFMLNLGVADLLYLFTLPFLVDYYAHNSHWKFGQIFCKVTRFCFNLNLYGSIGFLTCISFYRYLGIVHPMKVMGKITSRHSLAISTMVWILVIIQIFPDMFFEKNDPRSPHSCFDTTSNKLIQIYSPYSIIWTVTGFAIPLIIILVCYGHIVVVLAKKSNVNPLLKQRCLKLVVIVVILFSVCFIPYHVFRNLNLTTRILKQNGICYPSFRNIYIAHQVGRCLACLNSTINPLIYIVGNDDFLMKLQHLSKRARMSVVGLTGAVLHRKPTETDADSPSEIHVNLC, encoded by the coding sequence ATGTCTGGAAATTTCACAAACGTATCGTGCGCAAGTATCAACCTGAATTTTACGCACAACTTTCTGCCGCCTGTGTTCATCACTGTGTTCGTCGTCGGGACGCTGTCCAACATCTGGGGACTGAGAAGTGTGTGCACCAGCTGGAACAACATCGGGAACATCAACATCTTCATGCTCAACCTGGGGGTGGCAGACCTGCTGTACCTCTTCACCCTACCGTTCCTCGTTGACTATTACGCGCACAACAGCCACTGGAAGTTCGGCCAGATTTTCTGCAAGGTGACCCGCTTCTGCTTCAACCTCAACCTTTACGGCAGCATCGGATTCCTGACCTGCATCAGCTTTTACAGGTACCTGGGCATCGTGCACCCCATGAAAGTGATGGGAAAAATCACCAGCCGCCACTCACTGGCCATAAGCACCATGGTTTGGATTTTAGTCATTATTCAGATCTTCCCTGATATGTTCTTCGAAAAGAATGACCCCAGGTCACCACACTCGTGTTTCGACACCACTTCGAACAAACTGATCCAAATCTACTCGCCTTACAGTATCATCTGGACCGTCACAGGGTTTGCCATACCCCTGATTATCATTTTGGTCTGTTATGGGCACATTGTTGTGGTTCTTGCCAAAAAATCCAACGTCAACCCTCTGCTGAAGCAGCGTTGTCTGAAACTGGTCGTGATTGTGGTGATACTGTTCTCCGTCTGTTTTATCCCCTACCACGTGTTTCGAAATCTTAATCTGACAACCAGgattttgaaacaaaatggGATCTGCTACCCCAGCTTCCGCAACATCTACATAGCGCACCAGGTTGGCAGATGCCTCGCTTGCCTAAACAGCACAATAAACCCTTTAATTTATATAGTTGGGAATGATGATTTCCTCATGAAGCTTCAACACCTGAGTAAGCGGGCCCGGATGTCAGTCGTCGGCCTGACAGGCGCAGTCCTGCACCGCAAACCCACGGAGACAGACGCGGATTCGCCGTCAGAGATTCATGTTAACTTGTGTTGA
- the LOC124055401 gene encoding CCN family member 5-like, translated as MMKMDRRDTHLFCSLLLLLCIITQVLCQLCTGPCQCPPTVPRCPVGVPLMLDGCGCCQVCARQEGEVCTDRLPCDTHRGLQCDYSASFPGGPGQCVGQNELGCEINGRRLEEGQVFQPSCAQLCHCLGGGVTCVPLCSDDLLKPADECPNPQLVRPAGRCCREWVCDGMDNSISPNPPAEPTRQDYEGGLSGPLFGSISNCISWTSDWSPCSHSCGPGVSMRTTNRNWACRLQTETRLCQVRPCQTLLPGLRRLQPGSGLCESTYKSPLSIQLEHQGCWSTRAYRPRFCSVTCPEGRCCSPSHTRTVQMVFRCPRGRLTQQQVMMIESCSCSISSCRQFPDTASQSVLSWL; from the exons GTGTTGTGCCAGCTGTGTACGGGGCCATGTCAGTGCCCGCCCACCGTGCCACGCTGCCCTGTTGGTGTTCCTCTGATGTTAGATGGCTGTGGGTGCTGTCAGGTGTGCGCCAGGCAGGAGGGTGAGGTCTGCACCGACCGGCTGCCCTGTGACACCCACCGAGGCCTGCAGTGTGACTACAGCGCCAGCTTCCCTGGAGGGCCGGGACAGTGTGTTG GTCAGAATGAGCTGGGCTGTGAAATAAATGGCAGGAGGCTTGAGGAGGGGCAGGTTTTTCAACCTTCCTGTGCCCAGCTCTGCCACTGCCTGGGGGGAGGGGTGACCTGCGTGCCTCTGTGCAGCGATGATCTACTTAAGCCAGCTGATGAGTGCCCCAACCCTCAGCTGGTGAGACCAGCAGGGCGCTGCTGCAGAGAGTGGGTGTGTGACGGCATGGACAACAGCATTTCCCCAAATCCACCAGCAG AACCGACTCGTCAGGACTACGAGGGTGGATTGTCTGGCCCTTTGTTTGGCTCCATCTCCAACTGTATCAGTTGGACATCAGACTGGAGCCCTTGCTCCCACAGCTGTGGCCCAGGTGTCTCCATGCGCACCACTAACAGGAACTGGGCTTGTCGCCTGCAGACTGAGACCAGACTGTGCCAGGTCAGGCCATGCCAGACTTTGCTGCCGGGGCTTCGAAGGCTGCAGCCG ggttCAGGACTATGTGAGAGCACCTACAAATCACCTCTGTCCATTCAGCTTGAACACCAGGGCTGCTGGAGCACCAGAGCCTACCGTCCCAGATTCTGTTCAGTGACCTGTCCGGAGGGCCGATGCTGCAGCCCTTCCCACACCAGGACAGTGCAGATGGTTTTCCGCTGCCCCCGAGGCAGGCTCACCCAGCAGCAGGTGATGATGATCGAGTCCTGTTCCTGCAGCATCTCCTCCTGCCGCCAATTCCCAGATACAGCTTCCCAGAGTGTCCTGTCGTGGCTGTGA